Proteins encoded by one window of Gemmatimonas aurantiaca:
- a CDS encoding ABC transporter permease gives MSGTTGSATINGDADGATSTGFSRRDTGVTAVARRELHRLRARRLYPLLLLILPVIGWGVLRAIFGSHVARDLPVVVMDADGSALSRRVVRAIDATASVRVVSRTSAIGNVEQVLQRGEAYAVVVIPAGLEQQTARAQGTPILLYTNGQWLLPASTITRDVRMAVGTVSAQIEVGRRVARGAAPSTALVAAEPVRTQLHPLYNPALDYAAYLFLALIPTLLHVFVLVMAVHVVGVELKQSTAAQWLAAAGGRAGIAVIGKLLPYTLWYALLGSVMLEVALRSLDLPMAGNRPLLHAAMLLLVMAYQALGVLLVALTSNLRVATSASGFIAGPAFAVAGVSFPRFAMPVAGQLWSVVLPLSHYLELQTQQVIVGASVRQSAPLAATLMAFVAVPALLAVRPLRRALRDPQCWGRT, from the coding sequence GTGAGTGGCACGACAGGCAGCGCCACCATCAACGGGGATGCCGATGGCGCGACGTCGACGGGATTCTCACGCCGCGACACCGGCGTGACGGCCGTGGCACGGCGGGAGCTGCATCGCCTACGGGCGCGACGGCTTTACCCGCTGCTGTTGCTGATTCTGCCAGTGATCGGTTGGGGCGTACTGCGTGCGATCTTCGGCAGTCATGTGGCTCGCGACCTGCCCGTGGTGGTGATGGATGCCGATGGCAGCGCGCTTTCCCGCCGCGTCGTCCGCGCGATCGATGCCACGGCATCGGTGCGTGTCGTGTCCCGGACGTCGGCCATCGGCAATGTGGAGCAGGTCCTGCAGCGCGGTGAAGCTTACGCCGTGGTGGTGATCCCGGCGGGACTCGAGCAGCAGACCGCACGCGCGCAGGGCACGCCGATCCTGCTGTACACGAATGGACAGTGGCTGCTGCCGGCCAGCACGATCACGCGCGATGTGCGGATGGCCGTCGGCACCGTCTCCGCGCAGATCGAGGTGGGTCGACGGGTGGCGCGGGGCGCAGCGCCGTCGACCGCGCTGGTCGCGGCGGAACCGGTTCGCACGCAACTGCATCCGCTCTACAATCCGGCGCTCGACTACGCGGCCTATCTCTTCCTCGCGCTGATTCCCACGCTGTTGCACGTGTTCGTGCTGGTGATGGCGGTGCATGTCGTGGGCGTCGAGTTGAAGCAGTCCACGGCGGCACAATGGCTGGCCGCGGCGGGAGGCCGGGCCGGCATCGCCGTGATCGGCAAGCTGTTGCCGTACACCCTGTGGTATGCCCTGCTGGGCAGCGTGATGCTGGAGGTGGCGCTCCGGTCGCTCGATCTGCCGATGGCGGGCAATCGCCCGTTGTTGCACGCCGCGATGCTGTTGCTGGTGATGGCGTATCAGGCGCTGGGCGTGTTGCTGGTGGCGCTCACGTCGAATCTCCGTGTCGCCACGAGTGCGTCGGGGTTCATTGCCGGGCCCGCATTCGCGGTGGCCGGCGTCTCGTTTCCGCGATTTGCGATGCCGGTGGCCGGGCAGCTCTGGTCGGTGGTGCTGCCGCTCTCCCACTATCTCGAACTGCAGACCCAGCAGGTCATCGTGGGGGCCAGCGTGCGCCAGTCGGCGCCACTGGCAGCGACGCTGATGGCGTTCGTGGCCGTTCCGGCATTGCTCGCTGTGAGACCGCTGCGGCGGGCGCTGCGTGATCCGCAGTGCTGGGGGCGAACATGA
- a CDS encoding efflux RND transporter periplasmic adaptor subunit gives MNRNTESRSGRGWAMGALVGVLVVLAGVVGWWATRPAPEVLQGQVEVRRVNVAAKIPGRVDSLLAREGDTVEAGQLVVVLHSPELDAKAQQTDAQIAAARAQEAKARSGARSQEVTMARANWERAAQAESLAVTTYARVQQLFVEGVIATQRRDEAQTQLNAARLATQAARAQFDLVMSGARSEDRTAAEAVVRQAQGGRAEVRAYQSETHVVAPIGGEISQRTVEPGEIVSAGLPILTISDLRDAWVTFNLREDRLAGIGKDSTLHVTVPALGGKAVSLRVSYIAPVGDYATWRSTGEAGGFDLRTFEVRARPVETVPGLRPGMTVLLPAAQLMGASSR, from the coding sequence ATGAATCGAAACACGGAAAGTCGGTCCGGACGGGGATGGGCGATGGGGGCGCTGGTCGGCGTCCTGGTGGTGCTCGCCGGCGTGGTGGGATGGTGGGCGACCCGACCGGCGCCCGAAGTGCTGCAGGGGCAGGTGGAAGTGCGGCGGGTCAACGTGGCCGCCAAGATCCCCGGGCGGGTGGATTCCCTGCTGGCACGTGAGGGCGATACCGTCGAAGCGGGCCAACTGGTGGTGGTGCTGCATAGCCCCGAACTCGATGCCAAGGCGCAGCAGACGGATGCACAGATCGCCGCCGCCCGCGCGCAGGAAGCGAAGGCGCGCAGCGGTGCGCGGTCGCAGGAAGTCACCATGGCCCGCGCGAACTGGGAACGGGCGGCGCAGGCCGAGAGTCTCGCGGTGACCACGTACGCGCGGGTGCAGCAACTCTTCGTCGAAGGGGTGATCGCCACACAGCGACGCGATGAAGCCCAGACGCAGTTGAACGCGGCGCGTCTGGCCACGCAGGCCGCGCGGGCGCAGTTCGATCTCGTCATGTCTGGCGCGCGATCGGAGGACCGCACGGCAGCCGAAGCCGTCGTGCGGCAGGCGCAGGGTGGTCGTGCGGAGGTGCGGGCGTATCAGTCGGAAACCCATGTGGTCGCACCCATCGGTGGCGAGATCTCACAACGCACGGTCGAACCCGGGGAAATCGTCTCGGCGGGGCTGCCGATTCTGACCATCTCCGATCTGCGCGACGCCTGGGTCACCTTCAACCTGCGCGAGGATCGACTGGCGGGGATCGGCAAGGACTCCACGCTGCATGTCACCGTTCCCGCGCTGGGAGGCAAAGCGGTGTCCCTGCGTGTGAGCTACATCGCTCCCGTTGGCGACTACGCGACGTGGCGTTCCACGGGTGAAGCCGGTGGATTCGATCTGCGTACGTTCGAAGTGCGTGCGCGTCCGGTGGAGACGGTGCCGGGTCTCCGTCCCGGCATGACGGTGCTGCTGCCGGCGGCGCAGCTCATGGGAGCCTCGTCGCGTTGA
- a CDS encoding TolC family protein has product MALLIGGVVAPFRETAGQGAERTLSFAEALSLAEGRNERILAADAAVDRARSDRRVAQGRRFPDVTLTGRTTRINDEIVIDLDPIRQVMLGLHPGVPSTAIPPFQARIQRQAFNNAGLSATMPVFTGGRLRAGVRAADAAVTAAEAGQRSMVGEVATELAQRYFGLQLAIQNRATRQASRESLGRHVERARSLERNGQIARAERLRAEVALAEADRDVQQAESDEQLARLALAATLAMDVEIMPETPLFKVPPLAPVDSFKTAARDRNPILARLASEQARARQGIDATRGEFLPSLGLFAQRELYTHDLTITQPVWAAGVQLSLPLFQGGQRFARLAGARAQARQVELLRIRAQRDIELLVEQRYRQVEQARIQLTSLEATRTLAEESLRAQQLAFAAGLATSLDVVDAEQALARVQLGMFKALHDADVSLAALLESIGQPSRLPEYINAERAR; this is encoded by the coding sequence ATGGCGTTGCTGATCGGCGGCGTGGTCGCGCCTTTCAGAGAGACCGCAGGTCAGGGGGCAGAGCGCACGCTGAGCTTCGCTGAGGCGTTGTCGTTGGCCGAGGGGCGCAACGAGCGCATTCTGGCCGCGGATGCGGCTGTGGACCGCGCGCGATCGGATCGTCGGGTCGCGCAGGGGCGGCGGTTTCCTGACGTCACGCTCACCGGACGCACCACACGTATCAACGACGAGATCGTGATCGATCTCGACCCGATCCGGCAGGTGATGCTCGGGTTGCACCCGGGTGTGCCATCGACCGCGATCCCGCCGTTCCAGGCTCGTATCCAGCGCCAGGCGTTCAACAACGCCGGCCTGAGCGCCACGATGCCGGTGTTCACCGGCGGGCGGTTGCGGGCGGGCGTGCGGGCGGCCGATGCGGCTGTCACCGCCGCCGAAGCGGGACAGCGATCCATGGTCGGCGAGGTGGCCACCGAGCTGGCACAGCGATATTTCGGGCTGCAACTCGCCATCCAGAACCGGGCCACGCGACAGGCGAGCCGGGAGAGTCTGGGGCGTCATGTGGAGCGAGCCCGGAGTCTCGAACGCAACGGCCAGATCGCCCGCGCCGAACGGCTGCGAGCGGAAGTGGCGCTGGCCGAGGCGGACCGCGATGTGCAGCAGGCGGAAAGCGACGAGCAGCTGGCGCGACTGGCGCTCGCGGCCACACTGGCGATGGACGTGGAGATCATGCCGGAGACGCCGCTCTTCAAGGTGCCCCCGCTTGCCCCTGTCGATTCGTTCAAGACCGCCGCACGGGACCGGAATCCCATACTCGCCCGTCTCGCTTCGGAGCAGGCGCGGGCCCGGCAGGGCATCGATGCCACGCGCGGAGAGTTTCTCCCCTCGTTGGGCCTGTTCGCACAGCGGGAGCTCTACACGCACGATCTGACGATCACGCAGCCTGTGTGGGCGGCGGGAGTGCAGCTCAGTCTCCCGCTCTTTCAGGGTGGCCAGCGATTCGCGCGTCTCGCAGGCGCGCGGGCACAGGCGCGGCAGGTCGAATTGCTGCGCATCCGTGCGCAGCGCGATATCGAGCTGCTGGTGGAGCAGCGATATCGCCAGGTCGAACAGGCCAGGATCCAACTGACGTCTCTCGAAGCCACACGGACGCTGGCGGAAGAGAGTCTCCGGGCACAACAACTCGCGTTCGCGGCCGGTCTGGCGACGTCGCTGGACGTGGTGGACGCGGAGCAGGCGTTGGCTCGCGTGCAGTTGGGCATGTTCAAGGCGCTGCATGATGCCGATGTCTCGCTGGCGGCGCTTCTCGAATCCATCGGGCAACCCTCGCGGTTGCCCGAATACATCAATGCGGAGCGTGCGCGATGA